Within the Fusarium keratoplasticum isolate Fu6.1 chromosome 1, whole genome shotgun sequence genome, the region AACTCCCTGTTAGAGAATGATGTGAATAAATAAAGACCTAGGTAAACATGCTCATAttttagtattttttttattgTTTTACGTTATTTTCAAGTTTAGCAAAGACTTATCTTAATCCCCCCTTTCAATCTTCTAGAATCTCCGCCTTCAAGGTTTTGAGGCTTGCAAAACATCCAGTTAGAGTTGAAGCCAATAAGTAAACAACCATTGCCTTGATTGCCAGAATCTAAACTTCTGCTTCGTTTTCTGTGTCGTCCTCTGTCTCGCccgctgcctcctcctcttttgGCCAGGGCCACCAGCCCTTCAACGGCATGTTGTCGTAGATGGCATTGATACCATGTTGCGGCTTATGGGCGTGATAGTAGCACACCCGGTGGCCGCGAGGGCGAAATGCCATCGCCGAGAGGATATCCTCGACCCTAAGATCCCGTAGCCTAAACTCCGAGAGCACGTGAAGCTCGTGAGAGTGCACCGtgagcttggccatccaCTGCGGATCATCTtccaggtcgtcgaggtaGTAGGTGCGGCAGAACCTTGGGAGGCTTGGGTTTTCCTCGCGGGGATAACTCGCATACTCCCCCCTCTGGCATGGTATCATCTGGAACATCCAAATCCGAGACGAATATAATGTCTAGGGCCCAGGCCATTTCGTCCTGGAGATGGCATCTGCACGAAATGCGGGAAATGCCAACTTCGCTGCCGGGCTGCGAGGTTTCGTTTGCTGCCTGTCGGAAATTAGAAACCAGGCCTGCCGACTAAGTAAAGTCAGTATATTACAGCTGGGGTTGATACTATGGACTACTACGTACAGAGCCGGCATCGGAGTTTGTTGGGCTGGACATCCTTCTGTATGAAGGGTGAGATCAAGTTTAGACTcgagaggatgatggaaaGACGGAAGCATCAAGAAGCATTGCCACATGATTTAAATACTTGTGTTGATATATGCGTGTCACACCAGACgtggatgccatcatgaaTGCCGGCTTGGCTGTAAACCAGAAGCACCTGGGCTGCCATCACTTCGGCCCGCCTCAGCCAAGACAGCTACCGGTTTCCAACCTACTCTGACACCTGCCGGTGCCTAGCAAGGCTTTCTGCACCTAGAGTTGACCGAAACCTTGGGCACCCCTGGTTGGCTGGTGAGGCTAGAGTCGAAGCTTTGGGGACCCAACcccttttcttcttgttAGCCACCAGCTCCCAACCAAGCAGGGAAGTAGCCTTAGAGAACAAGGCCATACTTGAGTTGATATGAAGCAAGGCTACAACCTTCCCTAAGTATCCGGTAACGGCCTGATGGAGGGGAACTGACTTGTGACAATATGCTAACGTTCCGAGCAACATGCGAAGAGTCCCCAAAGTTTATTGCATCCCAACATGATGCCAAGCTGCCGACAGAGGCCTCCAGGTTTGATAGAGGGTGAGATGACATCTGTGGAAACACGTCGATCGACAAGAACTGGTCACCTGAGAGCAACCAAATGGTGCCACGCCCTCATCGTCTATTGCTATCTAATACACGGGCATTGAACCCCTCTAGACACGACGACACCAGGGACAAATATACAGAACAAATGAGACGGCTCCTTTTGTTTAGTTTAACCTTAATCCACACGGAGGCTCTGCAGACGGGCCTCTGTAGCAATCACCTAGTCATCGTGTTAGCAGATTGGTCGGAATCAGTAGAGGATACACTTACGTCGAGAGCCTGCTGAACCTCCAACACCTTGCGAACCTCACCCAGCCAGTCCTTGCTCAAAGTCTTGGCCCATCCCTCCAGGCCGTTCATCTCTCGCGCCGCCGAGTCCAGatcaccctcctccaggtATGTCTGGGTGCGGGTCAGGACGCTCTCCACATCGTTACCATCCGCAAGGCCCTGCTTCTTGAACATGACGTGACTGAGCACCCAGCTGGATGCGTGGCTGGCAACACCAGCCTCATCAGGCAGCAGCGAGGCCTTTCGGACCTCGTTAGCGACACGGCGGAATCGGTCAATCAGCTGAGAAGAAGTAGAGATACCGCGCTGGTAGGCGGTAGGGTTCACagaggcgatggcggcgttgACAACGGGGTCGTCCGAGGCAATCTCTCGGAGAGCCACGAGCTCGCGGATAAAGGGGCGAGGGTGGTGGTCATCCTCTAGGCTTGCTCGCACAGCCTCGACGGCAACGTGCAGTTGCTGGGTCTGAAGGTTGCTGTCAAGGACCTCATTCCAGCCGGTTGTGAGCTTCTCGAGATCCGCGACGGCAGAGGACAGAGCAGTCAGCTTGCCTAGTCGGCTCTCACGCTCTTGCTCAACCTGGTTCTCCACATCCTTGACGAACTCCTTCTTAAGAGCAAGGGcctgctcgaggagctggttctggagcttctcctcgttgaGCTTCCGTTCAcgctcaagaagaacctTGACTCGGTCCTCGTAGTTCTCGCGGActttcttcatctcctcctcaaactcATGTCGCCATTGGCTCTCCTGGGTGATCATGGCGCTCTCGACACGGTCAATCAGGTCGGTGGCGGCCTTGTCGAACTCACCGATCTTGTCCCGAACTTGGCcggcggccttcttctcaaactcctccttcatggccttgagcttaCCTCCAACCTTGGTGATCtcattcttggccttgctgacGGAGGATCCGTAGCGGCCGTGGGCACCATCAGCGTTGATGACCAGGATGAGGTCATTCACCATGTGGACGAGGTCCTGAATGACGGGCTCCCTGGCATCATCCAATGACAGAAGGTCAATGGGCTTCAGAGGAGGGTACCTAGAGGGTTCATTGACCTCGGGGGCCTTGAAACCGGACTCGGACCGAGGAGtaggagcgggagcggggGTAGGAGCGggcttctcaacaaccttaGCAGTAGGTTTcggctcagcagccttgggcttgggggcctcAGCCTTGGGTTCCTCCTGCTTCGCAGGAACGGGTCCAGCGCTGGAGCGTCGAGTACCATCGGCCACCCTCCACGAGGCACCGCTCTGGGCGGGGATTCTGACAGCACCATCCGCATCTCGAGACTTGGCACTGGTGGCGCTGTTAGGGAACCTCTTCTTGTactccatctcctcgaggTAAAGTACGGCCTGCTCGCCGAATGGGACGTATCCAGTAAAGAAGTCGTGGAAGTTGTCGCTGATACGAGAATACCAGACACCTCCGGCGAAGCCGACGGCACCGAGGACGAACAGAGTAAACACAAAGTTCCGGAGTCTGCGGAAGaatcccttcttcttgggagctgggggagggggaggaggaggagtcgtCTTGGGAGCGTCTACAGTAGCGGCCTTGGTCTCTCCGACATCGTCAATGGTGGTCTCGTGGATCTTGTCAGAGGCGACAGCCTGGGAGTTCGGCAGGACGGGGGAGGATTCGGACTCGGGCTTCTTATCGACAGCATAGTGACGCTGAAGAGATGGGGTTAGTGTTTCCCGGCATCCGTTGGTGACGTCTGAAGGGCAAGCTTACCTGGCCGACGAGGGGAGCGCGCCGCGAGGCCGCAATGGGCCATTGGCGGGCGGCAGCGGCCACGGAGGGCCTACCACCGAGCACCCTCACAGACCGAAGCGAAGTTCGCAACATGAGGGAATGCAATGGCGAACAGGGCGCGGTTCGCGATGCGGGTTGAATTCGGTTAGATGGAGTTGAGAGCAGCTTCAAAAACGCTCAGGGTAAAAGTTCGGCTAAAGCCAGCTCCGGATCCGCTAACATGCCCGAGCGGCAGGAACCGGGTGACGCAACTAGAATGATACTGATACTGATACTGATAATGGCAGTTGGATAGCGGAACATGAGAATATACCATTACGATAGGAATTGGCTTGAATGTGGATTATTTACATTCGGTTATAGTTCGTCTCATTTTCTGGTATTTTCCCTTAGTAATTCT harbors:
- a CDS encoding MICOS complex subunit MIC60, which gives rise to MLRTSLRSVRVLGGRPSVAAAARQWPIAASRRAPLVGQRHYAVDKKPESESSPVLPNSQAVASDKIHETTIDDVGETKAATVDAPKTTPPPPPPPAPKKKGFFRRLRNFVFTLFVLGAVGFAGGVWYSRISDNFHDFFTGYVPFGEQAVLYLEEMEYKKRFPNSATSAKSRDADGAVRIPAQSGASWRVADGTRRSSAGPVPAKQEEPKAEAPKPKAAEPKPTAKVVEKPAPTPAPAPTPRSESGFKAPEVNEPSRYPPLKPIDLLSLDDAREPVIQDLVHMVNDLILVINADGAHGRYGSSVSKAKNEITKVGGKLKAMKEEFEKKAAGQVRDKIGEFDKAATDLIDRVESAMITQESQWRHEFEEEMKKVRENYEDRVKVLLERERKLNEEKLQNQLLEQALALKKEFVKDVENQVEQERESRLGKLTALSSAVADLEKLTTGWNEVLDSNLQTQQLHVAVEAVRASLEDDHHPRPFIRELVALREIASDDPVVNAAIASVNPTAYQRGISTSSQLIDRFRRVANEVRKASLLPDEAGVASHASSWVLSHVMFKKQGLADGNDVESVLTRTQTYLEEGDLDSAAREMNGLEGWAKTLSKDWLGEVRKVLEVQQALDVIATEARLQSLRVD